Proteins encoded together in one Ipomoea triloba cultivar NCNSP0323 chromosome 4, ASM357664v1 window:
- the LOC116015526 gene encoding uncharacterized protein LOC116015526, whose translation MAARKSFLFFGVPESVTPMTPASGGPQFEFDESDVWSNNSNGFNNDVVSSSDTTTRRSAIPSSRAAAKKSSAAKARGVDRPASLPVNIPDWSKILGGEYKDRRRESEDEDEDEDGRVPPHVYLARTRVASLSVHEGIGRTLKGRDLSRVRNAIWKQTGFED comes from the coding sequence ATGGCCGCAAGGAAGAGCTTCCTCTTCTTCGGAGTCCCGGAGAGCGTAACTCCGATGACGCCGGCCTCCGGCGGTCCGCAGTTCGAGTTCGACGAGTCCGACGTTTGGAGCAACAACAGCAACGGCTTTAACAACGACGTCGTATCCTCGTCCGACACGACGACGAGACGGTCGGCGATACCGAGCTCGCGTGCGGCGGCGAAGAAGTCGTCGGCGGCGAAGGCGAGAGGCGTGGATCGCCCGGCGTCATTGCCGGTGAACATACCGGACTGGTCGAAGATCCTGGGAGGCGAGTACAAGGATCGGCGGCGAGAGAGCGAGGACGAGGACGAGGACGAGGACGGAAGAGTGCCGCCGCACGTTTATCTGGCGAGGACTAGGGTTGCTTCGTTGTCGGTGCACGAAGGTATTGGGAGGACGCTCAAGGGGAGGGATTTGAGTAGAGTTAGAAATGCTATTTGGAAACAAACTGGTTTTGAAGATTAA
- the LOC116016911 gene encoding probable aquaporin PIP2-2, with the protein MAKDVEVGTEYAAPKDYHDPPPAPLIDPEELGKWSFYRAIIAEFIATLLFLYVTVLTVIGYKSQTDPNVKGTDECGGVGILGIAWAFGGMIFILVYCTAGISGGHINPAVTFGLFLARKVSLVRAVMYMVAQCLGAICGCGLVKAFQKAYYVRYGGGANGLQDGYSKGTGLGAEIIGTFVLVYTVFAATDPKRNARDSHVPVLAPLPIGFAVFMVHLATIPITGTGINPARSFGAAVIYGKDKAWDDQWIFWVGPFVGAAIAALYHQYVLRAGAAKALGSQRSNS; encoded by the exons ATGGCTAAGGACGTTGAGGTTGGCACTGAGTATGCTGCTCCAAAAGACTACCATGACCCTCCTCCCGCGCCACTCATCGACCCGGAAGAGCTGGGGAAGTGGTCATTTTACAGGGCGATCATAGCCGAGTTCATCGCCACTCTCCTGTTTCTCTACGTCACTGTCCTCACTGTGATTGGGTACAAGAGCCAGACTGACCCAAATGTGAAGGGCACTGATGAATGTGGCGGCGTGGGCATTCTTGGCATTGCATGGGCCTTTGGTGGCATGATCTTCATCCTTGTTTACTGCACTGCCGGTATTTCTG GTGGACACATAAACCCGGCTGTGACATTCGGGCTGTTCTTAGCCAGGAAGGTGTCTCTGGTCCGAGCCGTGATGTACATGGTGGCGCAGTGCCTGGGAGCCATCTGCGGATGTGGGCTAGTGAAGGCCTTCCAGAAAGCTTACTATGTGAGGTATGGCGGCGGGGCAAATGGGTTGCAAGATGGGTACAGCAAAGGCACTGGGTTGGGTGCTGAGATAATTGGGACTTTTGTTCTTGTTTACACTGTCTTCGCCGCCACTGACCCCAAGAGAAATGCCAGAGACTCCCATGTTCCT GTGCTGGCACCACTCCCAATTGGATTTGCTGTGTTTATGGTTCACTTGGCCACAATTCCGATCACCGGCACAGGCATTAACCCTGCTAGGAGTTTTGGAGCTGCTGTCATCTATGGCAAAGACAAGGCCTGGGATGACCAA TGGATATTCTGGGTTGGACCATTTGTTGGAGCTGCCATTGCTGCACTGTACCACCAGTATGTGTTGAGAGCAGGGGCAGCCAAAGCTCTGGGATCACAGAGGAGCAATTCTTGA
- the LOC116015423 gene encoding CASP-like protein 5A2 produces MMMSRSAVHPVEVPAEIAAPPRMRMKDIQGMPGTAGGLFLRLFQFAFSLISLCVMATTTDFPSVSAFCYLVAAVSLQSLWSLLLAIADIYALLVKRSFRNTGLVSLFAIGDGITSTVTFTAACASAGITVLIGNDLDKCAVNHCKRFMSATAMAFLSWFTASPSFFLNFWSLASR; encoded by the exons ATGATGATGAGTCGGTCGGCGGTGCATCCGGTGGAGGTTCCGGCGGAGATCGCCGCGCCGCCGAGGATGAGGATGAAGGATATTCAAGGCATGCCTGGAACTGCCGGCGGCCTCTTCCTCCGCCTCTTCCAGTTCGCGTTCTCTCTCATTTCTCTATGCGTCATGGCCACCACCACCGATTTCCCGTCCGTCTCCGCCTTCTG CTACCTCGTTGCCGCTGTCAGCTTACAAAGCTTGTGGAGCCTGTTGCTTGCCATTGCTGACATATATGCACTGTTGGTGAAGCGAAGTTTTAGAAATACCGGACTCGTTAGTCTATTTGCCATCGGTGATGGG ATCACCTCCACTGTAACATTCACTGCTGCCTGTGCCTCTGCTGGTATCACAGTCCTCATCGGGAACGACCTCGATAAGTGTGCCGTAAATCACTGCAAAAGATTCATGTCAGCAACAGCTATGGCATTCCTGAGCTGGTTCACTGCATCTCCATCCTTCTTCCTCAATTTCTGGTCTCTCGCTTCCCGATGA
- the LOC116016910 gene encoding probable aquaporin PIP2-2, giving the protein MTKDVEVGTEYAAPKDYQDPPPAPLIDPEELGKWSFYRAIIAEFIATLLFLYVTVLTVIGYKSQTDPNVKGTDECGGVGILGIAWAFGGMIFILVYCTAGISGGHINPAVTFGLFLARKVSLVRAVMYMVAQCLGAICGCGLVKAFQKAYYVRYGGGANGLQDGYSKGTGLGAEIIGTFVLVYTVFAATDPKRNARDSHVPVLAPLPIGFAVFMVHLATIPITGTGINPARSFGAAVIYGKDKAWDDQWIFWVGPFVGAAIAALYHQYVLRAGAAKALGSYRSNA; this is encoded by the exons ATGACTAAGGACGTTGAGGTTGGCACTGAGTATGCTGCTCCAAAAGACTACCAGGACCCTCCTCCAGCACCACTCATCGACCCAGAAGAGCTGGGGAAATGGTCATTTTACAGGGCGATCATAGCCGAGTTCATCGCCACTCTCCTGTTTCTCTACGTCACTGTCCTCACTGTGATTGGGTACAAGAGCCAGACTGACCCAAATGTGAAGGGCACTGATGAATGTGGCGGCGTGGGCATTCTTGGCATTGCATGGGCCTTTGGTGGCATGATCTTCATCCTTGTTTACTGCACTGCCGGTATTTCTG GTGGTCACATAAACCCGGCGGTGACATTCGGGCTGTTCTTAGCCAGGAAGGTGTCGCTGGTCCGAGCCGTGATGTACATGGTGGCGCAGTGCTTGGGAGCCATCTGCGGATGTGGGCTGGTGAAGGCCTTCCAGAAAGCTTACTATGTGAGGTATGGCGGAGGGGCAAATGGGTTGCAAGATGGGTACAGCAAAGGCACTGGGTTGGGTGCTGAGATAATTGGGACTTTTGTTCTTGTTTACACTGTCTTCGCCGCCACTGACCCCAAGAGAAATGCCAGAGACTCCCATGTTCCT GTGCTGGCACCACTCCCAATTGGATTTGCTGTGTTTATGGTTCACTTGGCCACAATTCCGATCACCGGCACCGGCATTAACCCTGCTAGGAGCTTTGGAGCTGCTGTCATCTATGGCAAAGACAAGGCCTGGGATGACCAA TGGATATTCTGGGTTGGACCATTCGTTGGAGCTGCCATTGCTGCACTGTACCACCAGTATGTGCTGAGAGCAGGAGCAGCCAAAGCTCTGGGATCATACAGGAGCAATGCCTAA